The window CTTCTTGTTTCTCTCATGTGTAGATCCATGTATCTCAGAGGTGATCATCAATCTAACAGACTCTATTATTACTTTTCCTCGTAGTGCTTTGATTTTCAGCCCACCCAGAAGATTAATCCCCGTCTATggcctcttttctctctttatccCTTCACTTATCTATCCCCTGCTTTCTGCTTAGTTTGGCAGCATCTTaatctatttttgttgttatcATTGCAAATGTACATTTCCCAGCTAGTCATTTAAGTATTGCTAATGTCCATTTCTCTTATTTATGATAATGTATTTAAAGCTTAAAGCAAAGGAATCAACAAAAGGTAGCTTTATCGTTTGTTTCTGACTGATTAACAAGGTAATGCCTGTTTAGATGGGCTGAGaccccaaaaacaaaataactaaagGTCAGCTCTCTGGAGACACACTTTTTAACCCTGCATGCTTAAACTGTGCATGCAAAGACATTGCGTTCACACATACTTGGGAAAACGTGCACTCGTGTTAGAAATATCATCAACATCTTAGGCTTCGTTGAggaataatgcaaaaaaaaaaaagaaaagtaaagcgGAAGTGCATAAGAAGTAAAGGATTATCACAGGCCTTCAGGATTTCCTCTCATGCAGCTCCAGAGAGCTCCAGTTGTTTGGACGTGGCCCTGAGTGGGCTGGTGCAAAGAGCATCAGTGTGGAATGATGTGGAAGGCCAAACAGAGGATTGTGGGTGCTAGGTATCCATTACATCAGAGGGGACCAAGGCGCCAGTTTGCCATTTGAGAAGTGACACCCCCTGTCCTTGCACTTAAGAGCCAGGAAGTGCAGAAAGCTCTGCAGAAACAGAGCAGAACGACAAAAATGCAGATTCTTACCTACAATAGCAATATTGTATACAGGAGCTAGAAATGTAATGTTATGCATCACATGTCAAAActattcattttttcttttttcatttttttttagtttgtagcactaatgtattatttaaatcGGACcttaacacaaagtagtgcatcaCTGTGAACTgggaaatgataaaaaattatttagataaataattCTTAGAAATTAAACCCTGAAAAGTGGAGGATGAATATGTGCCCGacctcctttactctgataccctaaaataaaaacctgtggATACAACTACCTTCAGAAGTCCCCatcttttaaaacagaattaacCTTACTTTGTAAATGCCGCTGCCCTATAGAGGCCTCAGAGATTTGTTAGCAAACAGATTAGAGATAATGTTATGTGGAAATTTAAAGTGCATACTGTATATTACATAGTATGCAAGTGGTCTCAAACTACAATTTGAACAACAGGCTACATTAGGACACATCTTCATTTTGTGTCTGgttgatatatttttcttcGTCTCAGTTAAATCAATTTCAAATGAGGCTGTTTAAAGTTCATTTTGCTGAATCAATTCAATATCTGACGCTTTATCTTGTTTCCAGTGACTCATCCAAGGTCCATCAGGGTCCAGGAAACTTTAGGGAACCGACTCAGATCAGTCTCCTCCCAGCATGAGGTAACGCCCTCTCAGCTCATAGAGATaaaaaagtgttctttttttctgtttctttcacgCTCACTTAGTTTGCACATGAACTCCCAGGAGTGTGTTTGTGCACCCCGTTCGGTTCTGTCAAGAATCAACTCTGTCGTTCCCATGATTTGAGCCCGCTCCCGTCCTGTCCCAGCATCACCATGTCCACCGGATCTCTCAGCGACGTCGACGACGAGCTCTTGGACGGCATTCTCAAGTTCGGCTCCTCCGGTAAGGACTCCAATGAGAGCACGGAGGAGAGCTCCAACTGCGAGGGCAGCTTCGTCACCGAGGGCAGGAGGAGAGAGGCGTCTGGCAAGAAGCGCAAGAGCTCGTCACGCAAAAGTGCGCCCAAGGGTGTGGCGCAGCAGGAGGGCAAACAGGTGCAGAGGAACGCAGCCAACGCGCGCGAGAGAGCCAGGATGCGCGTGCTGTCCAAGGCGTTCTCGCGACTGAAGACCTCCTTACCGTGGGTGCCGCCGGACACCAAGCTCTCCAAGCTGGACACGCTGCGCCTGGCGTCCAGCTACATCGCGCATCTCCGGCAGATTCTGGCTAACGACAAGTATGAAAACGGATATACGCACCCAGTTAACCTGGTGAGACTCCAACCTGAGGGTTTATTCACAACGCAGATTATGCTATCCACTGCAGGAGAGAGTTGAGGAAAACATGCAAGGCCGCAGGTTtcagaaaataatgtatttttattgttataattGGCGCCTCCATTTTCGAAAAAGTGCCGTATTGTGCTGCTGTCAGATAAAGAGGTGGAGCCAGGAGTGAGCGACGGATTTAAAAATAGGATAAAGCTTAAAATGACACAAGGATAAATACAAGGCGTgattttagataaatatttttgaaatgtatatGATACTATAAAGGATGAAATTGTGCCGCTGTTACCTATTTGTGGTGGCTTTAAATTTGCATGTCAACAATTTTTTATAGGGCCTCCAAAGGCCCATCTATAGCCTTATGGATGGAGTAGGTGATGGCGTTGCAGGGCAGGTGCATAACGGAGGAAGAAAGCCTTTTCTATGACCAGTTCTAAGTCAAACTGTATATTACATCTGCAGTTCAAATATATTTAGAGAACAGAAAGACTTTGATATTGATGCAACGGTTTGCTGTAGGTAGAAGAGTTATTTTTTAAGAGTGAATTGATGTTGctttaatataattaaaatgcCAAACAACGACTTAAActaaagaaaatccacaaaagGTGTCAagaattaaagttaatttgagaataaaaaccaaaccacAATGACACGCGTTTGCTTctgtattgtttatttattttagtcacaAAGGCCGAAAGCCACGATTCACACTCTTACTAGAATTTCTGTTTGACTTGGATTTCTTTAATAACTGGTGTTCAAATTAACTCTGTTTCCCTTCCGCAGACGTGGCCCTTCATGGTCGCAGGGAAACCGGAGACTGATCTGAAGGAGATGCTGAACGGGACTCGGTTGTGCGGAACAACCGCGTCCTGATGCGATGAAGTGGGAGaagcttttttctctctctctctctctcgctgtcTCTCTttcaaaagacagaaaaacatccaaGTTTGACTAAAATACAGTCTCATCTCCGCAGGCTGTGAGTGGGAATAATAGAGGGAGCGCATCCTCTCTCTCGACGTTCCCGTATTTGAAAAGATCAATTTATTTAAGTAGATTCCGTCACCTGCTATCTTTGCTGGCTCAAAGATaaactttttatactttttttgtactttgttataatctgcaggtgtttttttcttcctgtcttaAATTTCTGTACAGATTGCatgtatataaaatattttctccacCTCTAACCATGTGTGTTGgatgttattattatttcctttttaatgtCGCTGTGTGGGCCAGTTCTCTGACCTGCTCACCTTTCTTATCAGTGTTCTCCTTCAGAATAGCAGAACCTGAGCACCGACAAAGCGTGGTTCCTGATAAGGCCCTCTCTGTTGTTTCTGAAAGATAACGGTGGACGTGGATACCGTTGCATAAACAAACCGCTCGTGCTTTCAGAGATGAGTCCAAGTCCCGAAATGGACCTGCGGCTCATTCTGGTAAATCTGTTCTGCTTGGGCTATTtcatatctttaatgtattcaGTAGTCGCTAATTGGATTTAATTGGCCAAGGGATTATATTTGTTTAGGCAAAGGCTTGATTGGTTCCTCCTTGGTTCaaccaataaaaatgtgtgGCCCTTCAAAGCAGAGGGGAACCTATCCCCAGTTTAACCCGCCCAGGCCAGTTGTTTTAATTTGCCCGGGTTATGACCGCAGTGTTTACATCATGCCGACAGTTATTTATGCACACACCGCCTCtcgctctccctctctccttttttttctcacagaagGATCCcaaagaaaaagtgtttgcatcacgttgtttttttttgtttgtttcatagAAATTCCTTTACTTTTATCCTAATTTTCTGGTGTCTCTTCCAACAGAAAATACCCTGCAGCTATTATCtgcttaaattaaaacaacaaacacctTAACTTGACTAGAGAACAGAAATGGATCAAAATGATCTTCGTTGCGTGCattctgaaaaagaaagaaaacaagcataagttttacaaagcattttcaattttttttgtgtgtgtgtttttgagacatttttttctgcGAATCTACAGCTTAGATTTTGTCATGCACAGTGACGTCACTGCTATTTGCCATGGGCTCTGGCTGACAGTgtcataaaataaactaatataCATGTTCTGGTCCCAACTCATCAAAATTTTAGATGTGGCcttattttatatatacagtatatttcttgttattgtttaaatgtgtttgtggtGAAGAAACAATGTTGGACAATACCATTAATTACAAAACATCTGTTTgaatatgattattattattattattaaaaacattgaatAAGCCTTTACTTAGTACAAACTGAAGAAGTATAAATTGGCTGATTTTGTTCTAATTGTTcactttaaattacatttacatgaaaagtgtttttttaaatgtttgttttatgaagATATTTGCTTTAATTATGTGCTAATGTGCTATGTTATAtatgttttcttaatttctcaTTAATAGCTTACTCTACATCCATCTACAGCAGGATGGATGTCCCTCTTAGACTGTAATCACTTGTTACCTCACCTTGTCCTCTCAGACAGGACACCACCAAAGTCCTCTCCAACAGGAAAAATAAGATTGAGTGCTTTAGCAATAAAAGAGTCCTGCTGACATCTCTTAAGGGACCCTCACCTAATACATCAGGAGCTGCATGGCAGGGGCCTCGCCGTCGCCACACAGGGACCACCGTGGAGAAAATAAACTTGGCCATCTCTCTGCTGGGGCCATCTGCAGAAAACCAGAAAGAATAGGGGAAAGAGAGGCGGGAGGGAGGGGTTTGTTTAAGAGCACGACTGGGATTCCCATATTTGCTAATTGTTTTGTTGGACTGCTGCCCAAACTGGGATGTGAACAAAGAACTCTCACCAAGGGGAGGACAAAAATCCAATATTCTTCCCTCTGATCCCGTCATGTTTCACATCTCTTTGGTTCTTGTCCTTTCAAAATACTAACTTTTAACAAGTTGCCATTGTGAACAACATTTCCACACTAGTTTTGTTGCTAGCGTGCTTCAGCTATGTGTTTTGCATTCTACCAATCATTCTGTTCACAAATGATGCCTtatcatatttttcatattgaacttttagacttttttttcttgggcTAAGAAAAGAAGCATActtatgaaaacaaagaaatatgacatttctataagtaaaatctgaaaggtgtggcatgTGTGACATACTGCCACAACTTTAAGGAACCCTTCTctttgcagttacagctgcCAGCCTATACCAGTTTTACGTATCTTGAGAATAATAATTGTACACAATCTTTGTAAAGTAGCTATTGGTCATTCATATTTGATTTGTGAGCTTAGTATTTACAGTCATGCTATAAACTCCCTATTCTTTGATCTAagccaggggtctcaaactccagtcctcgagggccacagtcctacagtttttagatgtgccacaggtacaaaacactggaatgaaatggcttaattgcctcctccttgtgtacATCAGTTCttccagccttgctaatgacctaattattctattcaggtgtggtgcagcagaggcacatctaaaagttgcaggactgcggccctcgaggactggagtttgagacccctgataaGCCAATCCATTACAGCCCTAGCTGTATGTTTATTGACCCTCTCTTGTCGTTTAATGTCAAGGTTCTAATATCACTAGCATGGTTTCGATtaccctgtatttagctccatcggGTCTGGATGAATACCagtgttaattttatttcataaacagcatttttaatGTAGTCCCAAAAGGTTTTTCAATAAGTATTTTAGTGAATTGAATAGTGCTTGTTGAGACATCATAGTCTTGTATTGGTTTTCTTATAACCTCCCCCTTtcaacttctccacaactttatcgcTGACCTATCTGTTCCTTGCTCtttatgttgctgtttgttcactaatgttctgtTCATACAGAGATTAAATTACAGACAGGCAGACTCATTTACAAATTGCATTGCAGCTAAAGGTAAATATtcaaaacagattatttttggTGTATCATATTGagataaaatgaataaaattggtaaacatgtaaaaacaacaacaagaaaaataagaaaactctACAACTTTCCCATTAACTTCCCAGTTATGCAACTTTTTGTATTGGTTGATCTCATTGAATCAGaacaaaatatgttgaagtttgttGGTGTCACATCATTATATGTGAAAAAGCCAGAGAGATTTAAATACTTATGCAAGGCACTCATACACCATGCAAGACGTCATAAATTCAttaactaatgtttttttttctcttgttcaaATCTAAATCTGAACAATCACAACTCCAACTGCTGGCATCTGAAAAGTGTTGGAGATTTTTCTTTACTGTTACAACTCATGCTGTTTCTTTCTATGGACAGAAAGGCATGCTCCACCCAGAGAGCGCCCTCTTCTGGACGCAATATATATATTGCTAGGCAAAAAACAACTGTCTTCctgtgaaatacattaaaaaaaggtatttatATTGCTTAGCTGATTTACTCTCATCAGTATGGGAGGAAGGCTCGTGTTAAGATAGGGTTCAAAAACTGTATTTGGCTATTTGAACAATACGTGTATAGTATAATAACTATAAATATTATGTAAATTTGTACAGAACAGCAATTATCaggtcttttttatttcaaaaagtcGGTAAGCTATTAACAACATTCCCTTCCGTTATGTTTGTATACATATAAATAAGTATACAATATGTATACAAACATGACAGAGTAAGGTGAACTCAGTTCTACTAAAATCTCAATCAATTTTTCTTGCAGCTTAATGTAACCTACGTTAatgaaatatcaaaataaacaatctgtGTAAACACTTGGGCTAATAATTTACAAACGACATTTTCCCACCAATTATCTGCTGCTTTCACACTTTGGCCCTAAAGATCTGAATTTAAGGGTAATTGTTTACAGTTGATTGTCAACGTTAGCCAGTagatggcagcagaggaggTCCTACGATGAAATGCGTGGCGTATTTTAGGCAGTACGGTAGGGGCCAAAAATGCCAGACATATGAGGATTTAAAGTTCCGTACAAAGATGATATTTTACAACAATAGAACAAATAACAGGAGAATTATTTTGATCTTATGAGACGAAAAtgctttttactttatttatttagcattaaCAAGCACATATGAAAGTGTAATAACACAATTTCACTCCAATCTAACGTTATTTAGACTAAAATGctgtacagaaaaataaaaacaaaacaaaataataaaatataataacttCACcaagttattataaaaaaaaaaacaatagcaaAATAAATCCTCAGGCAGagcaacatattttaaattttgacttattttattgtgaaggaaaTAAGGACAAATTTCAACATGAATGATTtacatttagtttaaaattaCAGCTTTGAACTTGAACTTGAAGATTATGTCAAGAgctcaaaaatacaaaaatagtgAAAAGCTGCACAACATACTGATCAAAGACTCTCTTAGAAAGATGCAGGTACGTCAATGgttttgttgctttaatttaaagttgTCTTTCCAAGAAAATTGTTATTCTATGGTTTGTCCCATTTGAAAGTGATTCGTTAAGATtccattaaaagaaaacaacatgggATTATAACCATGTTTAGGTCGAACTGCCACATCTTCACCAGACTGCTAACAGTCAAGGCCTAAATTAAttccttcagattttttttctaatcaatTCCAGGGGTGAGCAGGTTTTAGTGTAAAAATCTTCTCTGCTGTGACATTTGCTTCTGTTAGGTAAGTACTTGGCACCCATGCTGCTTCAGATTATGTAAAGCTGCTGAACTTGCACTCAAAAAATTGCCAGATACTGTATATTAGCATGGCAAAAGCTGGATGACAGCTGGTGGTGGTGTCAAATTGTATCAGATGGCATCGCTGACCTGACAGAGTGGCACAGCAACAAGCAGAGCAG is drawn from Xiphophorus hellerii strain 12219 chromosome 15, Xiphophorus_hellerii-4.1, whole genome shotgun sequence and contains these coding sequences:
- the tcf21 gene encoding transcription factor 21 → MSTGSLSDVDDELLDGILKFGSSGKDSNESTEESSNCEGSFVTEGRRREASGKKRKSSSRKSAPKGVAQQEGKQVQRNAANARERARMRVLSKAFSRLKTSLPWVPPDTKLSKLDTLRLASSYIAHLRQILANDKYENGYTHPVNLTWPFMVAGKPETDLKEMLNGTRLCGTTAS